A region of Bacillus cabrialesii DNA encodes the following proteins:
- the tuaD gene encoding UDP-glucose 6-dehydrogenase TuaD has product MKNIAVIGTGYVGLVSGTCFAEIGNKVVCCDIDESKIRSLKNGVIPIYEPGLADLVEKNVLDQRLSFTNDIPSAIRSSDIIYIAVGTPMSKTGEADLTYVKAAAKTIGEHLNGYKVIVNKSTVPVGTGKLVQSIVQKSSKGRYSFDVVSNPEFLREGSAIHDTMNMERAVIGSTSHKAAAIIEELHQPFHAPVIKTNLESAEMIKYAANAFLATKISFINDIANICERVGADVSKVADGVGLDSRIGRKFLKAGIGFGGSCFPKDTTALLQIAKSAGYPFKLIEAVIETNEKQRVHIVDKLLTVMGSIKGRTISVLGLAFKPNTNDVRSAPALDIIPMLQQLGAHVKAYDPIAIPEASAILGGQVEYYTDVYDAIDETDACLILTDWTEVKEMELVKVKTLLKQPIIIDGRNLFSLEEMQAAGYIYHSIGRPAVRGTEPSDKYFPGLPLEELAKDLGSVNL; this is encoded by the coding sequence GTGAAAAATATAGCTGTAATTGGAACAGGTTATGTAGGACTCGTGTCAGGCACTTGCTTTGCGGAGATCGGCAATAAAGTGGTTTGCTGTGATATCGATGAATCAAAAATCAGAAGTCTGAAAAATGGAGTAATCCCGATCTATGAGCCAGGGCTTGCAGACTTAGTTGAAAAAAATGTGCTTGATCAGCGTCTGTCCTTTACTAACGATATTCCGTCCGCCATTCGGTCGTCAGACATCATTTATATTGCAGTCGGAACGCCGATGTCCAAAACAGGTGAAGCTGATTTAACGTACGTGAAAGCCGCGGCGAAAACGATCGGTGAGCATCTCAACGGCTATAAAGTGATCGTAAATAAAAGCACAGTCCCGGTCGGAACAGGAAAACTGGTTCAATCTATCGTTCAAAAATCTTCAAAGGGAAGATACTCATTTGATGTTGTATCTAACCCTGAATTCCTTCGAGAAGGCTCAGCGATTCATGACACGATGAATATGGAGCGCGCCGTGATTGGCTCAACGAGTCATAAAGCCGCTGCCATCATTGAGGAGCTGCACCAGCCTTTCCACGCTCCTGTGATTAAAACAAACTTAGAAAGTGCAGAAATGATTAAATACGCCGCGAATGCGTTTCTGGCGACAAAGATTTCTTTCATCAATGATATCGCAAACATTTGTGAGCGAGTCGGAGCAGACGTTTCAAAAGTTGCTGATGGCGTCGGGCTAGACAGCCGTATCGGCAGAAAGTTTCTGAAAGCTGGTATTGGTTTTGGCGGATCATGTTTTCCAAAGGATACAACCGCACTGCTCCAAATCGCAAAATCGGCTGGCTACCCGTTTAAGCTCATCGAAGCTGTCATTGAAACGAACGAAAAACAGCGCGTTCACATTGTAGATAAACTCTTAACTGTGATGGGAAGCATCAAAGGAAGAACCATTTCCGTTCTCGGATTGGCTTTCAAGCCAAATACAAACGATGTGAGATCCGCTCCTGCTCTTGATATTATCCCGATGCTGCAGCAGCTGGGCGCCCATGTAAAAGCATACGATCCGATTGCTATCCCTGAAGCTTCAGCAATACTTGGCGGACAGGTCGAGTATTACACAGATGTGTATGATGCGATTGATGAGACAGATGCATGCCTGATTTTAACGGACTGGACGGAAGTAAAAGAAATGGAGCTTGTAAAAGTGAAAACCCTCTTAAAACAGCCAATCATCATCGACGGCAGAAATTTATTTTCACTTGAAGAGATGCAGGCGGCCGGATACATTTACCACTCTATCGGCCGTCCGGCTGTTCGGGGAACGGAA
- the tuaC gene encoding teichuronic acid biosynthesis protein TuaC: protein MKILWITSVYPSSLKPGEGVFHETQVQELQKLGLDITVICPRPFHAAPVRMLKKAYRKKDARPEYEMRKGVPVYRPFYQAVPGQLKWAQPHRRIASAVLKTMKQRDLQPDLIHAHFAMPSGGAAAVVAESERIPYVLTLHGSDVNVYPHYSKGAFKAFNRAVGSASAVLAVSHKLQEETKKLSGFDSSVLPIGIQLSRFQENEQTKEEIRKKLGLPLDQRLAVYVGRLVKEKGIFELSEAIESLKEPPTAVFVGDGPAKAMLTEKGHIVTGQVPNHKVRDYLLAADMFVLPSYSEGMPTVVIEALALKVPVICTDVGGVATLFGKHRHLLIKPKSAEALAEAITQYEHEEIWKPEVADDLYEIVQAQFDAGRNAKALHHQYQTVMKTSV, encoded by the coding sequence ATGAAGATTTTGTGGATCACAAGCGTATATCCGAGCAGTCTGAAACCCGGTGAGGGTGTGTTTCATGAGACACAGGTTCAAGAGCTTCAAAAACTGGGGCTTGATATCACTGTGATATGCCCAAGACCTTTTCATGCCGCGCCTGTCCGCATGCTGAAAAAGGCATATCGAAAAAAGGATGCCAGACCGGAGTATGAGATGAGGAAGGGTGTACCGGTATACCGGCCTTTCTATCAGGCAGTTCCCGGCCAGCTGAAGTGGGCGCAGCCTCATCGGAGAATCGCATCAGCCGTTTTAAAAACGATGAAACAGCGCGACTTACAGCCGGACCTGATCCATGCGCATTTTGCCATGCCATCGGGCGGGGCCGCGGCGGTCGTGGCGGAGTCAGAGCGAATTCCTTATGTTCTGACCTTGCACGGCAGTGATGTGAATGTTTATCCGCATTACAGCAAAGGGGCGTTTAAAGCCTTCAATCGTGCCGTAGGTTCCGCGTCAGCCGTTTTAGCAGTCAGCCACAAGTTACAGGAAGAAACCAAAAAGCTTTCCGGCTTTGACAGCTCGGTTTTACCGATCGGCATACAGCTCAGCCGCTTTCAGGAGAATGAGCAGACAAAAGAAGAAATCAGAAAAAAACTCGGTCTCCCGCTCGATCAGCGTCTGGCGGTCTATGTGGGCCGGCTCGTCAAGGAGAAAGGCATTTTTGAATTGTCTGAAGCCATCGAGTCGTTGAAGGAACCCCCTACAGCAGTATTTGTCGGAGATGGTCCTGCAAAAGCAATGCTGACCGAGAAAGGACATATTGTCACAGGCCAAGTGCCGAATCATAAGGTAAGGGACTACTTGCTTGCGGCAGACATGTTCGTGCTTCCTTCTTATAGTGAGGGGATGCCGACTGTCGTGATTGAGGCGCTGGCCTTAAAGGTTCCTGTTATCTGTACAGATGTTGGCGGTGTGGCAACGTTATTCGGAAAGCATCGGCATCTGCTGATTAAGCCGAAGTCTGCTGAAGCTTTGGCAGAAGCGATCACTCAGTACGAACATGAGGAAATATGGAAACCGGAAGTAGCAGATGATTTGTATGAAATCGTGCAGGCGCAATTCGACGCCGGAAGAAATGCCAAGGCCTTGCATCACCAGTATCAGACGGTCATGAAAACGTCCGTTTAA
- the tuaB gene encoding teichuronic acid biosynthesis protein TuaB has protein sequence MPSITKQIMSGAKWTSISTMCITIIQIVQFALLGNMMTLTEFGLVGMMTTVTVFAQIVLDMGFGAALIQRDDATERQLSTLYWLNIMTGVLLFVLLYVSSPVIAGFYQREELVFLIRVLAIMFLIAPIGQQYQYMLQKQLHFNTLSKIEIFSNVLSFGYLAIAVFMMDAILAYVISQVLLQSSKGILYWTVYRKKWRPVFVFDLRGMKEFFSFGAFQLSSRLVNRLGANIDMVLIGRFIGAEALGIYNLAYQIVTIPVLKINPIVTRVAFPVFAKNKYENSVIREGFLNMTKMLALVSFPLLIGLVSVSDAFIAAVFGEKWLAAVPVLNVLAIVGILRVLMNPNGSVLLAKGRADLAFYWDSGVLLLYGLSLFAAVQTGSLLTVAWVYAIISVFNFLIGRWLLAYVIKLHLSAYFQSIMKPFLITAAMAVIAFGVSLGTEHFSLQAEMRLAISVAAGALCYLFLLVKAYPQMKSKLLRKGRLS, from the coding sequence ATGCCAAGTATTACAAAACAAATCATGAGCGGCGCAAAGTGGACAAGTATTTCAACCATGTGTATTACAATCATACAAATCGTTCAATTTGCTCTGCTAGGAAATATGATGACCTTAACGGAATTTGGGCTCGTCGGCATGATGACAACAGTTACAGTATTCGCCCAGATTGTGCTTGATATGGGCTTTGGCGCAGCGTTAATTCAGAGAGATGACGCGACGGAGCGCCAGCTGTCAACATTGTATTGGCTTAATATTATGACCGGCGTTTTGCTGTTTGTTCTTTTATATGTGAGCAGTCCCGTCATCGCGGGATTTTATCAAAGAGAAGAGCTGGTGTTTCTGATTCGGGTTTTAGCGATTATGTTTTTGATCGCGCCAATCGGACAGCAGTATCAGTATATGCTGCAAAAGCAGCTGCATTTTAATACGTTAAGCAAAATTGAGATTTTTTCAAATGTATTGTCATTTGGATATTTGGCGATAGCGGTTTTTATGATGGATGCGATTTTGGCGTACGTCATTTCTCAAGTGCTGCTGCAGTCCAGTAAAGGGATTTTATATTGGACCGTATACCGGAAAAAATGGCGCCCCGTTTTTGTTTTTGATTTGAGGGGAATGAAGGAGTTCTTTTCCTTCGGTGCCTTTCAGCTTTCATCCCGTCTTGTGAACAGGCTGGGAGCGAATATCGATATGGTTTTGATCGGCCGGTTTATCGGTGCGGAAGCATTGGGGATTTATAACCTTGCTTACCAGATTGTCACCATTCCGGTTTTAAAGATCAATCCGATTGTGACACGGGTGGCATTCCCTGTTTTCGCAAAAAACAAATATGAAAACAGCGTGATCAGAGAAGGTTTTCTGAATATGACAAAAATGCTGGCGCTTGTCTCGTTTCCGCTGTTAATCGGGCTCGTGTCTGTGTCAGACGCCTTTATCGCAGCGGTTTTTGGAGAAAAATGGCTTGCTGCTGTTCCGGTCCTAAATGTTTTGGCTATTGTCGGGATACTAAGAGTGCTCATGAATCCAAATGGCTCTGTGCTTCTTGCTAAAGGAAGAGCGGACTTAGCATTTTATTGGGATTCCGGTGTGCTGCTGCTGTACGGATTGTCGCTGTTTGCAGCTGTTCAAACGGGAAGTCTGCTCACAGTCGCATGGGTATATGCCATCATCAGCGTTTTCAATTTCCTGATTGGGCGCTGGCTTCTGGCATATGTCATCAAACTTCATCTATCGGCTTATTTCCAGTCGATTATGAAGCCATTTTTGATCACAGCCGCGATGGCCGTCATCGCGTTTGGTGTAAGCCTAGGTACGGAACACTTTAGTCTGCAGGCAGAAATGCGGCTGGCCATTTCAGTGGCGGCCGGGGCGCTGTGTTATCTCTTTCTTTTAGTAAAAGCGTACCCTCAAATGAAAAGCAAACTACTAAGAAAAGGACGTTTGTCATGA
- a CDS encoding sugar transferase has translation MSAEKSMNVSRKFSVQQIHSFTLSEKTARYLAVKRVMDIWFALIGLAIALPMIAVFSILICLETPGPAIYTQERVGKGGKPFKLYKLRSMKIDAEKSGAVWAQKQDPRVTRIGAFIRRTRIDELPQLFNVLKGDMSMIGPRPERPVFTEKFQNEIPGFTQRLAVKPGLSGWAQVNGGYDMTPKEKLIFDLYYIRNLTFTLELKIMLKTCKVVWTGDGAR, from the coding sequence GTGAGTGCAGAGAAAAGCATGAATGTGAGTCGTAAATTCTCAGTTCAGCAAATACATTCTTTTACATTGTCTGAAAAGACGGCTCGTTATTTGGCAGTAAAGCGCGTGATGGATATTTGGTTTGCGCTCATTGGATTGGCGATTGCGCTGCCAATGATTGCGGTATTTTCAATATTGATTTGTTTGGAGACGCCGGGGCCTGCCATTTATACGCAGGAACGCGTAGGGAAAGGCGGGAAACCGTTTAAGCTTTATAAGCTTCGTTCCATGAAAATAGATGCCGAGAAGTCCGGGGCCGTTTGGGCGCAGAAGCAAGATCCGCGGGTGACGAGGATCGGAGCTTTTATCAGAAGAACGAGAATTGACGAGCTTCCTCAGCTATTTAATGTGCTGAAAGGCGATATGAGTATGATTGGCCCGCGTCCGGAACGTCCGGTGTTTACGGAAAAATTCCAGAATGAGATTCCAGGTTTTACACAGCGTCTGGCTGTTAAACCGGGATTGAGCGGCTGGGCTCAGGTAAACGGCGGTTACGATATGACGCCGAAAGAAAAGCTGATATTTGATTTATATTACATTCGCAATCTGACTTTCACTTTAGAATTAAAAATTATGTTAAAAACTTGTAAAGTTGTCTGGACAGGTGATGGTGCAAGATAA
- the lytC gene encoding N-acetylmuramoyl-L-alanine amidase LytC translates to MRSYIKVLTMCFLGLILFVPTALADNSVKRVGGSNRYGTAVQISKQMYSTASTAVIVSGSSYADAISAAPLAYQKNAPLLYTNTDKLSYETKTRLKEMQTKNVIIVGGTPAVSSNTANQIKSLGISIKRIAGSNRYDTAARVAKAMNATSKAVILNGFFYADAPAVIPYAAKNGYPILFTNKTSISSATTSVIKDKGIRSTVVAGGTGSISSTVYNKLPAPTRISGSNRYELAANIVQKLNLSTSTVYVSNGFSYPDSIAGATLAAKKKQSLILTNGENLSTAARKIIGSKNMSNFTIIGNTPAISTKVANQLKNPVVGETIFIDPGHGDQDSGAIGNGLLEKEVNLDIAKRVNTKLNASGALPVMSRSNDTFYSLQERVSKAASAQADLFISIHGNANDSSSPNGSETYYDTTYQATNSKQLADEIQPKLASYLGTRDRGVKQAGFYVIKYSKMPSVLVETAFITNASDASKLKQAVYKDKAAQAIHDGTVSYYR, encoded by the coding sequence TTGCGTTCTTATATAAAAGTCCTAACAATGTGTTTTCTGGGACTCATTCTTTTTGTACCAACAGCTTTGGCCGATAATTCGGTGAAAAGAGTCGGGGGAAGCAATAGATACGGTACTGCTGTTCAAATATCAAAGCAAATGTATTCAACAGCAAGTACAGCTGTAATTGTCAGCGGAAGTTCTTATGCAGATGCGATTTCAGCAGCACCTCTTGCTTATCAAAAGAATGCACCATTGCTTTACACAAATACTGATAAGCTTTCATATGAAACAAAAACAAGATTGAAAGAGATGCAGACTAAAAATGTAATTATTGTAGGCGGAACACCAGCTGTTTCTTCTAACACTGCTAATCAGATTAAAAGCTTAGGAATAAGTATTAAACGTATTGCAGGAAGCAACCGCTATGATACGGCTGCACGGGTGGCAAAAGCGATGAATGCAACTTCAAAAGCTGTTATTTTAAATGGGTTCTTTTATGCAGATGCTCCGGCAGTAATTCCTTATGCAGCGAAAAACGGGTATCCAATTCTTTTTACAAATAAAACATCTATCAGTAGTGCGACAACTTCAGTGATAAAAGATAAGGGGATAAGAAGTACTGTTGTTGCAGGAGGTACTGGAAGTATTAGCAGTACGGTATATAATAAGCTGCCTGCTCCTACAAGAATTAGCGGTTCAAACAGATATGAGCTTGCTGCTAATATTGTACAAAAACTTAATTTATCAACTAGCACTGTATATGTTAGTAATGGATTCAGTTATCCTGACTCTATTGCAGGAGCTACTTTGGCAGCTAAGAAGAAACAATCACTTATCCTGACAAATGGTGAAAATTTATCTACAGCAGCCCGAAAAATCATTGGCAGTAAAAACATGTCTAACTTTACGATTATCGGAAACACTCCTGCTATAAGCACAAAAGTAGCTAATCAGCTAAAGAATCCTGTTGTAGGTGAAACGATCTTTATTGATCCAGGCCACGGTGATCAAGATTCAGGAGCTATTGGCAATGGACTCCTTGAGAAAGAGGTTAACCTTGATATAGCGAAAAGAGTCAATACAAAATTAAATGCTTCAGGGGCTCTTCCGGTAATGTCGAGATCTAATGACACTTTTTATTCTTTACAGGAGAGAGTAAGTAAAGCGGCTTCTGCGCAAGCAGATTTATTTATCAGTATACATGGAAATGCCAATGATAGTTCATCACCAAACGGAAGTGAGACGTACTACGATACAACATATCAGGCAACGAATAGTAAACAATTGGCCGATGAAATTCAGCCTAAACTTGCAAGTTATCTTGGAACGAGAGACCGCGGAGTGAAACAAGCTGGTTTCTATGTAATTAAATATTCTAAAATGCCAAGTGTTTTAGTTGAGACTGCCTTTATCACAAATGCATCGGATGCAAGTAAACTAAAACAAGCGGTTTATAAAGATAAAGCAGCACAAGCTATTCATGATGGTACAGTATCTTATTACAGATAA
- a CDS encoding SpoIID/LytB domain-containing protein, producing MKSCKRLIMCSLAAILLLIPSVTFAADSNISVKLSNYIGNKSSISLSPTGFYKVTGDNVAVTNRFAGASRYETATLASSSQWKNPNTVILVNRDIFIDALPVIPLAKKLDAPVLFTQPDTLTKTTERQIAKFNPDNILIIGGARSISKDVENKLKSYGAVKRISGKNRYVLSENIAKQMGSYDKAIVVTGRVFQDALAIAPYAAAQGYPILLTEKDKLPDYDLPKQVIVIGSSFSVSDSVENQIKKTSTVQRIPGSTRYELTANIIKQLKLKADKVVMTNGTKYADVLVGASLASKKNSQILFIKQDSVPTAAKNITKDKATYAYDFIGSTSSISAEVENSLADEFYLAGGSTYNLKISSGKLNLENIKTYGNSLRIKPENYSTSNRISLNGKQYLGTVNFSIDSTKYIRPVNESIPFEDYLKGVIPNEMPASWSLEALKAQTVAARTYSITKTGTTVPDTTAFQVYGGYSWNSNTNKAVEQTKGKVLKYNGSLITATYSSSNGGYTEASNEVWSSSVPYLIAKKDTKDPQIGWTLTLSKQQLDKNSLDLTKPSSWWSSAIETDSARLSGVKNWILKNKETGADSIKIASIDDLSFSGTTQGQRAKTATLKVKYFVKSSTGSYNLSKITTISVPATELRTMLGATVFKSTYVTVKKDTSKYTISGKGYGHGIGMSQYGAKARAEAGESYSSILKFYYPGTTLTSY from the coding sequence TTGAAATCTTGCAAACGATTGATAATGTGTTCGCTTGCTGCAATCTTATTATTGATTCCATCAGTTACTTTTGCAGCAGACTCAAACATCTCAGTTAAATTGTCAAATTATATTGGAAATAAATCGAGCATCAGTCTATCGCCAACAGGATTTTATAAAGTAACCGGAGATAATGTTGCAGTTACGAATCGCTTTGCAGGCGCTTCACGCTACGAAACTGCAACTCTTGCATCCAGCAGTCAGTGGAAAAATCCTAATACAGTTATATTGGTGAATCGAGATATATTTATTGATGCATTGCCTGTTATTCCATTGGCAAAAAAATTGGACGCTCCAGTTTTATTTACTCAGCCTGACACGTTAACAAAAACTACTGAAAGACAAATTGCTAAGTTTAACCCAGATAACATTTTAATCATTGGGGGAGCACGAAGCATTTCAAAAGATGTAGAAAACAAGCTGAAATCATATGGCGCTGTGAAAAGAATAAGCGGAAAAAACAGATATGTTTTATCAGAAAATATCGCAAAACAAATGGGAAGTTATGATAAAGCAATCGTTGTAACCGGTAGGGTATTTCAAGACGCTTTAGCCATCGCTCCGTATGCAGCAGCACAAGGATACCCTATTTTGCTTACAGAGAAAGATAAGCTTCCGGATTATGATTTGCCAAAACAAGTCATCGTTATTGGCAGTTCATTTAGTGTCAGTGATAGTGTAGAAAATCAAATTAAAAAAACTTCAACTGTGCAGAGGATTCCTGGCTCAACCAGATATGAACTCACAGCAAATATAATTAAGCAACTAAAGTTGAAGGCTGATAAAGTCGTAATGACGAACGGGACAAAATATGCAGACGTATTAGTAGGCGCTTCGCTTGCTTCGAAGAAAAACAGCCAAATTTTATTTATTAAACAAGATAGCGTTCCGACGGCGGCTAAAAACATAACGAAGGATAAAGCGACATATGCATACGACTTTATCGGAAGCACCAGTTCTATTTCTGCTGAAGTCGAGAATTCACTTGCTGATGAATTTTATTTAGCTGGCGGAAGCACCTATAATCTAAAAATCAGCAGTGGAAAATTAAATCTTGAAAATATCAAAACTTATGGAAACTCTCTAAGAATTAAACCGGAAAACTATTCTACTTCTAACAGGATTAGTCTTAATGGAAAACAGTATCTTGGAACGGTTAATTTCTCTATTGATTCTACTAAATATATCCGACCGGTAAATGAAAGTATTCCATTTGAGGATTACTTAAAAGGAGTTATTCCAAATGAAATGCCTGCAAGCTGGTCACTTGAGGCTCTTAAAGCACAGACTGTTGCCGCAAGAACCTACTCTATAACAAAAACAGGAACTACTGTACCTGATACAACAGCTTTCCAAGTTTATGGAGGATACAGTTGGAATTCAAATACCAATAAAGCGGTTGAACAAACAAAGGGAAAAGTTCTGAAATATAACGGCTCTCTTATTACTGCCACTTATTCTTCTAGTAATGGTGGTTACACGGAAGCAAGTAATGAAGTGTGGTCATCCAGTGTACCTTACTTGATTGCAAAAAAAGATACAAAAGATCCTCAAATAGGCTGGACGCTTACTCTATCCAAACAACAGCTTGATAAGAATTCGCTGGACTTAACAAAGCCGTCTTCCTGGTGGTCTTCAGCAATTGAAACTGATTCTGCTAGACTTTCTGGAGTTAAAAACTGGATCTTGAAAAATAAAGAAACAGGTGCGGACTCTATTAAAATAGCGAGTATAGACGATTTGAGTTTTAGCGGTACGACACAGGGACAACGTGCAAAAACAGCAACGTTGAAAGTGAAGTATTTTGTTAAAAGCAGTACCGGCTCCTATAACTTGAGCAAAATTACAACTATTAGTGTACCAGCAACTGAATTAAGAACAATGCTTGGGGCGACTGTATTTAAAAGTACTTATGTGACTGTTAAAAAAGATACTTCAAAGTACACAATCAGCGGTAAAGGATACGGTCATGGAATCGGAATGAGTCAATATGGAGCTAAAGCAAGAGCGGAAGCTGGAGAATCATATAGTTCAATTTTGAAATTTTACTATCCTGGTACCACTCTGACAAGTTATTGA
- the wecB gene encoding non-hydrolyzing UDP-N-acetylglucosamine 2-epimerase produces MKKLKVMTVFGTRPEAIKMAPLVLELKKYPEIESYVTVTAQHRQMLDQVLEAFHIKPDFDLNIMKERQTLAEITSNALVKLDELFKDIKPDIVLVHGDTTTTFAGSLAAFYHQIAVGHVEAGLRTGNKYSPFPEELNRQMTGAIADLHFAPTGQAKDNLLKENKKADSIFVTGNTAIDALRTTVREGYSHSVFEQVGEDKMILLTAHRRENLGEPMENMFKAIRRIVEEFNDVQVVYPVHLNPVVREAAQKHFGDSDRVHLIEPLEVIDFHNFAAKSHFILTDSGGVQEEAPSLGKPVLVLRDTTERPEGVEAGTLKLAGTDEETIYQLAKQLLTDGEEYKKMSYASNPYGDGEASRRIVEELLFHYGYRKEHPDSFTGK; encoded by the coding sequence ATGAAAAAACTAAAAGTCATGACTGTCTTCGGGACAAGGCCTGAAGCGATCAAGATGGCACCGCTTGTGCTTGAACTGAAAAAATATCCTGAAATAGAATCCTATGTGACGGTCACTGCCCAGCACAGACAAATGCTCGATCAGGTGTTAGAGGCGTTTCACATCAAGCCTGATTTCGATTTGAACATTATGAAGGAGCGGCAGACGCTGGCAGAGATTACGTCCAACGCACTTGTGAAATTGGATGAGCTGTTTAAAGATATCAAACCTGATATTGTGCTGGTCCATGGTGATACGACAACGACGTTTGCCGGAAGTCTAGCCGCTTTTTATCATCAAATTGCCGTCGGCCATGTCGAGGCCGGGCTCCGTACAGGGAATAAGTATTCACCGTTTCCTGAAGAGCTCAACCGCCAGATGACCGGGGCGATTGCTGATTTGCATTTTGCGCCGACAGGCCAGGCAAAAGACAATTTATTAAAAGAAAATAAAAAGGCTGATTCTATTTTTGTGACAGGAAATACAGCGATTGACGCGCTACGCACAACGGTGAGGGAGGGCTATTCACATTCTGTTTTCGAACAGGTGGGCGAGGATAAGATGATTCTGCTGACCGCGCACCGCCGGGAAAATTTGGGTGAGCCAATGGAAAACATGTTCAAGGCCATCCGCAGAATTGTTGAGGAGTTTAACGATGTACAGGTCGTTTACCCTGTGCACTTGAATCCTGTTGTCAGGGAAGCGGCTCAGAAGCATTTTGGCGATTCGGACAGAGTGCATCTGATTGAACCTTTAGAAGTGATTGATTTCCATAACTTCGCGGCAAAATCGCATTTCATTTTGACAGATTCGGGCGGGGTTCAGGAGGAAGCGCCATCTCTCGGGAAACCGGTGCTTGTGCTGCGCGATACGACGGAACGTCCTGAAGGAGTGGAAGCGGGAACGCTGAAACTTGCGGGGACGGATGAGGAAACCATTTATCAGCTGGCAAAACAGCTGTTAACCGATGGTGAAGAGTACAAGAAAATGTCCTACGCTTCTAATCCATATGGCGATGGAGAGGCCTCCCGCCGGATTGTGGAAGAATTACTGTTTCATTACGGATATCGGAAAGAGCATCCGGATTCATTTACAGGCAAATAA
- the galU gene encoding UTP--glucose-1-phosphate uridylyltransferase GalU, giving the protein MKKVRKAIIPAAGLGTRFLPATKAMPKEMLPIVDKPTIQYIIEEAVEAGIEDIIIVTGKSKRAIEDHFDYSPELERNLEEKGKTELLEKVKKASNLADIHYIRQKEPKGLGHAVWCARNFIGDEPFAVLLGDDIVQAETPGLRQLMDEYEKTLSSIIGVQQVPEDETHRYGIIDPLTSEGRRYQVKNFVEKPPKGTAPSNLAILGRYVFTPEIFMYLEEQQVGAGGEIQLTDAIQKLNEIQRVFAYDFEGKRYDVGEKLGFITTTLEFAMQDKELREQLVPFMEGLLNKEEI; this is encoded by the coding sequence ATGAAAAAAGTACGTAAAGCCATAATTCCAGCGGCAGGCTTAGGAACACGTTTTCTCCCGGCGACAAAAGCAATGCCGAAAGAAATGCTTCCTATTGTTGATAAGCCAACCATTCAATACATAATTGAAGAAGCTGTTGAGGCCGGTATTGAGGATATTATTATCGTAACAGGAAAAAGTAAGCGCGCAATTGAGGATCATTTTGATTACTCTCCTGAGCTTGAAAGAAACCTTGAAGAAAAAGGAAAAACTGAGCTTCTTGAAAAAGTGAAAAAAGCTTCTAACCTGGCTGACATTCACTATATCCGCCAAAAGGAGCCTAAAGGACTCGGACATGCTGTCTGGTGCGCGCGCAACTTTATCGGCGATGAGCCATTTGCGGTTCTGCTTGGAGACGATATTGTTCAAGCAGAAACACCAGGATTGCGCCAATTAATGGATGAATACGAAAAAACACTATCTTCTATTATCGGTGTTCAGCAAGTGCCTGAAGATGAAACACACCGCTACGGCATTATCGACCCGCTGACAAGTGAAGGCCGCCGGTATCAGGTGAAAAACTTCGTTGAGAAGCCGCCTAAAGGCACCGCACCTTCTAACCTTGCCATCTTAGGACGTTACGTATTCACGCCTGAGATTTTCATGTACTTAGAAGAACAGCAAGTTGGCGCAGGCGGAGAAATTCAGCTGACAGACGCCATTCAAAAGCTGAATGAAATCCAAAGAGTATTCGCTTACGATTTTGAAGGCAAGCGCTATGATGTTGGTGAAAAGCTTGGCTTTATCACAACAACTCTTGAGTTTGCGATGCAGGATAAAGAGCTTCGCGAGCAGCTCGTTCCATTTATGGAAGGTTTGCTAAACAAAGAAGAAATCTAA